The Emcibacteraceae bacterium genome contains a region encoding:
- a CDS encoding LysE family translocator has protein sequence MPSIEHLIPFFIAAAIFALIPGPAILYTAAQTMSKGKRGGAFAAFGIHIGGLVHIIAAAAGLSAIFVHAPLAYMALKICGALYLVWLGIGIIRGKLDVGELPHVKSSMSKKVFFDSMMVEILNPKVIIFYIAFLPQFVDPTASYPLWLQFIILGTIDNILFSLVDVAVIFLTAKVISGLKNSQKTQKVMRWVSGSTLMGLGFNLAISEK, from the coding sequence ATGCCATCAATTGAACACCTTATTCCATTTTTCATCGCTGCGGCCATATTTGCCTTAATTCCCGGCCCGGCTATTCTCTATACTGCCGCTCAGACCATGAGCAAGGGCAAGCGCGGCGGCGCTTTTGCTGCTTTTGGCATACATATTGGCGGACTTGTGCATATTATTGCAGCGGCAGCTGGATTATCGGCAATTTTTGTTCATGCGCCGCTTGCCTATATGGCGTTAAAAATCTGCGGGGCGCTATATCTGGTCTGGCTGGGAATAGGGATCATACGTGGAAAACTGGATGTTGGTGAACTTCCTCATGTTAAAAGCAGCATGAGCAAAAAAGTCTTTTTTGACAGTATGATGGTCGAAATTTTAAACCCAAAGGTAATCATTTTTTATATAGCATTTTTACCGCAATTTGTTGATCCTACTGCATCATATCCGCTGTGGTTACAGTTCATCATTCTGGGGACAATAGATAATATTCTCTTTTCGCTTGTTGATGTAGCTGTGATCTTTCTGACAGCCAAGGTAATCAGCGGACTAAAGAATTCGCAAAAAACACAAAAAGTAATGAGATGGGTGTCGGGCTCGACTCTAATGGGGCTCGGGTTTAATCTCGCTATTTCAGAAAAATAA
- a CDS encoding cation:dicarboxylase symporter family transporter, with amino-acid sequence MSITVIVNLAVFVGLIFLLARFSKGDMKLSRKVLMGLAAGVVFGFALQLLYSDGGADTIKGTLEWTNVIANGYIRLLYMIIMPLILISMIAAVVRIDEVASLGKIGGSVVAVLVFTTMIASIVAIGITDIFGLTAEGLVSGAREAARAEALQGRMGDVSNLSLASMLVSFIPRNIFSDLAGARPLSIISVVIFAILLGVAGLKSMKENEDHKQSFLHFVDVAQSIIMHLVRMIMSFTPYGVMALMVRVVASSSLADILALAKFIVASYIAIGIMFVVHGVLLSLTGFSPKKFFTGVFPVLTFAFTSRSSAACIPLNVDAQVTKLGVPKSIANIAATFGATIGQNGCAGIYPTMLAVMVAPTVGVTIDFQFLATLVMIVTISSFGVAGVGGGATFAALIVLPAMGLPVEIVALLISIEPLIDMARTALNVNGAMTAGVITSRFVKIAETDAVQQPAE; translated from the coding sequence ATGTCGATTACTGTAATTGTTAATCTGGCTGTGTTTGTGGGCCTTATATTTTTGCTCGCACGATTCAGCAAGGGGGATATGAAGCTGTCGCGGAAAGTGCTAATGGGACTGGCTGCGGGAGTTGTATTTGGTTTTGCGCTCCAACTACTTTATTCTGATGGTGGCGCTGATACCATTAAGGGTACTTTGGAATGGACCAATGTTATTGCCAATGGGTATATCAGGCTCCTCTATATGATCATAATGCCGCTTATTCTGATTTCTATGATTGCGGCTGTTGTAAGAATTGATGAGGTCGCCTCTCTCGGAAAAATAGGAGGATCAGTTGTTGCTGTTCTTGTTTTTACAACAATGATTGCATCCATAGTGGCCATTGGCATCACTGATATATTTGGCCTAACGGCTGAAGGACTGGTCAGCGGTGCGCGTGAAGCGGCCCGGGCAGAAGCCCTGCAGGGGCGTATGGGGGATGTTTCAAACTTAAGCCTAGCGTCAATGCTGGTTTCCTTTATTCCAAGAAATATTTTCTCTGATTTGGCTGGTGCGAGACCGCTTTCAATCATTTCAGTTGTTATCTTCGCCATTCTCTTAGGTGTGGCAGGATTAAAATCAATGAAGGAAAATGAAGATCACAAGCAATCCTTCCTTCATTTTGTTGATGTTGCCCAGTCAATTATTATGCATCTTGTCAGAATGATCATGTCATTTACACCGTATGGTGTCATGGCACTGATGGTTAGGGTTGTTGCCAGCTCAAGCCTTGCGGACATTCTCGCATTGGCAAAATTCATTGTGGCGTCATATATTGCAATAGGCATAATGTTTGTCGTTCACGGTGTATTGCTCAGCTTAACAGGATTTAGCCCGAAAAAATTCTTTACTGGGGTCTTTCCGGTTTTGACATTCGCCTTCACATCCAGAAGTTCTGCTGCCTGTATTCCGCTCAATGTTGATGCCCAGGTTACAAAACTGGGTGTTCCAAAATCTATTGCCAATATTGCCGCTACGTTTGGGGCGACAATTGGGCAGAATGGCTGTGCCGGAATATATCCGACAATGCTTGCAGTCATGGTTGCACCAACAGTAGGAGTGACCATTGATTTTCAATTCCTGGCAACACTGGTGATGATTGTAACGATCAGTTCCTTTGGTGTAGCCGGAGTTGGTGGCGGCGCAACATTTGCGGCGCTGATTGTTTTACCGGCAATGGGACTACCAGTGGAAATTGTGGCATTGCTGATTTCTATTGAGCCGCTTATTGACATGGCCCGTACGGCATTAAATGTGAATGGTGCAATGACAGCCGGTGTTATTACCAGCAGATTTGTTAAAATTGCAGAAACTGATGCTGTGCAGCAGCCAGCTGAATAA
- a CDS encoding CocE/NonD family hydrolase, which produces MRNIQILIACILTFIFSSTSFAQDYSKYSEDALKKILADIATVETKVLVPMRDGVGLSTDIYRPKNSTGPVPTIFVRTPYNMNKPGLRTLRNIVEAVSRGYAYILQNERGRYFSEGKFEILGHPRTDGYDALDWISAQSWSNNKVGTIGCSSTAEWQLALAAMNHPAHAAMIPQSSGAGIGRVGEFWEQGNWYTGGVQRILFFVWLYGVDNPLRAQIPAGLSPEIRTQISEYNDLEANKPDVDWETQINHLPIQDLLTSMGEPEGTFEEFVKRTPASPEWFKGGLYHDDEKWGVPALWFNAWYDVSKGPNMALFNLARKNGVDEETRNNQYVVAAPNPHCQFDRLGPDYVVGERNIGDTSFDVDGMVYSWFDKWLKGDKDAFDPKTPHVQYYTMGANKWQGDDQWPPKAAKEMKLYLRSGGNANSIYGDGTLSFDPPTGEGSDSYNYDPMIPVKTIGGGDCCNGGLVIPGAYDQRTIEARNDVLVYTSDPLEEPLEVTGFIDAVLHVSSDAKDTDFAVKLVDVAPDSTAYIIDDTIFRARYREGYDKKVLMKKGEIYKIDMTPMTTSNEFEKGHRIRVEVTSSNFPKFARNLNTGGNNYDEKVGVVAHNTIHLSKEHPSYIVLPIVK; this is translated from the coding sequence ATGAGAAATATCCAAATTTTAATAGCCTGCATTTTGACTTTTATTTTTAGTAGCACATCATTCGCACAGGATTATTCTAAATATAGTGAGGATGCCCTGAAAAAAATTCTTGCCGATATTGCAACGGTTGAAACTAAAGTTCTGGTGCCTATGCGCGATGGCGTCGGATTATCCACAGACATTTATAGGCCTAAAAATAGCACTGGTCCTGTCCCCACCATATTTGTACGCACACCTTATAATATGAACAAACCGGGCTTACGTACATTAAGAAATATAGTCGAGGCCGTCAGTCGCGGTTATGCCTATATCCTTCAAAATGAGCGTGGTCGCTATTTCTCGGAAGGAAAATTTGAAATTCTCGGCCACCCAAGAACGGACGGATATGACGCACTTGACTGGATTTCAGCGCAGTCCTGGTCAAATAACAAGGTTGGCACTATAGGCTGCTCATCAACTGCAGAATGGCAACTTGCACTGGCAGCCATGAACCACCCGGCTCATGCCGCTATGATCCCACAGTCATCTGGCGCAGGGATCGGTCGTGTCGGTGAGTTTTGGGAACAGGGGAACTGGTATACAGGTGGCGTCCAGCGCATTCTGTTTTTCGTGTGGCTTTACGGCGTTGATAATCCGCTTCGAGCACAAATACCAGCTGGCTTAAGCCCTGAAATACGCACACAGATTTCTGAATATAATGATCTGGAAGCAAATAAACCTGATGTGGATTGGGAAACACAAATAAATCATCTTCCCATTCAGGATCTGCTAACCAGTATGGGGGAGCCAGAAGGAACCTTTGAGGAATTTGTAAAACGCACCCCCGCATCCCCCGAATGGTTTAAAGGCGGCCTTTACCATGATGATGAGAAATGGGGTGTTCCTGCTCTCTGGTTTAATGCATGGTATGATGTATCAAAAGGCCCCAACATGGCATTATTTAATCTTGCAAGGAAGAATGGCGTGGATGAAGAAACCCGCAATAACCAATATGTGGTGGCTGCCCCAAATCCGCATTGTCAGTTTGACAGACTTGGTCCTGATTATGTGGTTGGTGAACGCAATATAGGCGATACGAGCTTTGATGTTGATGGCATGGTTTATAGCTGGTTTGATAAATGGCTTAAGGGGGACAAGGATGCCTTTGATCCCAAAACACCTCATGTTCAATATTATACTATGGGGGCAAACAAATGGCAGGGCGATGACCAATGGCCGCCTAAAGCCGCAAAGGAAATGAAGCTATATCTCCGTTCCGGCGGAAATGCCAACAGCATTTATGGTGATGGAACGCTCAGCTTTGATCCACCAACGGGCGAAGGATCAGACAGTTATAATTATGATCCGATGATACCGGTAAAAACCATTGGTGGCGGTGACTGCTGTAACGGTGGACTTGTCATTCCCGGGGCCTATGACCAGCGCACAATTGAAGCACGCAATGACGTTTTGGTCTATACCAGCGATCCGCTGGAAGAACCATTGGAGGTCACTGGCTTTATTGATGCAGTTCTGCATGTATCATCTGACGCAAAAGATACGGACTTTGCCGTTAAACTTGTCGATGTGGCGCCGGACAGTACCGCCTATATCATTGACGATACTATTTTCCGTGCCCGCTACCGTGAAGGGTATGATAAAAAGGTTCTGATGAAAAAGGGCGAAATATATAAAATTGATATGACCCCTATGACGACGAGCAATGAATTTGAAAAAGGGCACAGGATCCGCGTTGAGGTAACATCATCCAATTTTCCAAAATTTGCCAGAAATCTCAATACCGGCGGCAATAATTATGATGAAAAGGTTGGTGTTGTTGCTCATAACACAATTCATTTATCAAAAGAGCATCCGTCATATATTGTTTTGCCAATAGTGAAATAG
- a CDS encoding DUF6632 domain-containing protein: protein MNNETRESYLKLALKVFGIIFLFVYPLGLVWPAGWVWHGGGGEYYLQMICGIYFVLGIFLIMASKNPAEHASLISFTIWSSLAHGIIMGVQAVTDGNEMGHMLGDVPALILVALVLWILSPKQAGAE, encoded by the coding sequence ATGAACAATGAAACACGTGAGAGCTATCTCAAGCTCGCTCTAAAAGTCTTCGGAATTATCTTTTTATTTGTATATCCATTGGGTCTTGTCTGGCCGGCAGGCTGGGTCTGGCATGGGGGTGGTGGTGAATATTATCTGCAGATGATTTGCGGTATTTATTTCGTGCTTGGAATATTCCTGATCATGGCGTCCAAAAATCCGGCAGAACATGCAAGTCTGATTTCCTTTACCATCTGGTCAAGTCTTGCCCATGGCATCATCATGGGAGTACAGGCAGTAACGGACGGTAATGAAATGGGCCATATGCTGGGTGATGTCCCGGCTCTTATTTTGGTTGCCCTTGTATTATGGATACTTTCTCCAAAACAAGCGGGAGCTGAGTAA
- a CDS encoding SDR family oxidoreductase, with protein MDLGIKGRKAIICASSKGLGKACAMTLAADGVHVFINGRNEKVLEKAAQEIRDKTGGEVTAVACDVTTPEGRKKILDACPDPDILINNAGGPPTGNFRDWDRDTWIKALDSNMLTQIELIKAVVDGMIDRKFGRIVNITSGAVKAPINVLGLSNGARAGLTGFVAGVSRTTVKDNVTINNLLPGPFETDRIAEVIAGEAKAKGISEDEARKNRMAANPAGRFGRPEEFGAACGWLCSANAGFVTGQNILLDGGAFPGVI; from the coding sequence ATGGATTTAGGAATTAAAGGACGTAAAGCAATTATTTGTGCGTCATCAAAAGGGCTGGGAAAGGCCTGCGCCATGACGCTTGCTGCCGATGGTGTTCATGTCTTTATCAACGGCCGCAATGAAAAGGTCCTTGAAAAAGCGGCTCAGGAAATTCGTGATAAAACAGGTGGCGAAGTCACCGCCGTTGCCTGTGACGTGACGACACCAGAAGGGCGTAAGAAAATCCTGGACGCCTGCCCTGACCCTGATATTCTGATCAACAATGCTGGCGGGCCGCCAACCGGAAATTTCAGGGATTGGGACCGCGATACATGGATCAAGGCGCTTGATTCAAATATGCTGACGCAGATTGAGCTGATCAAAGCGGTGGTTGACGGAATGATTGATCGTAAATTCGGGCGTATCGTCAATATCACATCAGGGGCTGTCAAGGCACCGATTAATGTTCTGGGCCTGTCTAACGGTGCAAGGGCGGGGCTTACGGGCTTTGTCGCCGGTGTATCAAGAACCACGGTGAAAGACAATGTTACCATAAATAACCTATTGCCAGGACCGTTTGAAACTGACCGTATAGCAGAGGTTATTGCCGGTGAGGCAAAAGCAAAAGGGATTAGTGAAGACGAAGCGCGGAAGAACAGGATGGCGGCCAATCCGGCAGGCCGGTTTGGCCGTCCCGAAGAGTTTGGGGCCGCCTGCGGTTGGCTTTGTTCGGCAAATGCCGGCTTTGTGACGGGACAGAATATCCTGCTTGATGGCGGCGCATTCCCTGGTGTTATATAG
- a CDS encoding aspartate/glutamate racemase family protein, translated as MNRFVRPKILVINPNSSCSVTEGIKKELLEPSEILNVDLSYTEISDAPEAIETTEDVIIADKLTREFIARSNADAYVIACFCDPGVRELRSEGYSTVFGIGESSLHLAANMGGKFGILSISELSVKRHEKQIASAGLTSMLASDLPLDLGVLELEIEDLARPRIEKMAKKLVDDYGAKSIILGCAGMGLHRAWLQKLTGVPVIDPCWAGLVMAAAATGIMKR; from the coding sequence ATGAACCGGTTTGTAAGACCAAAAATTTTAGTGATTAATCCCAATTCATCCTGTTCGGTAACCGAAGGGATAAAAAAGGAATTATTGGAACCATCAGAAATTTTAAATGTTGACCTGAGTTATACAGAAATCAGCGATGCCCCTGAGGCAATTGAGACGACAGAGGATGTAATCATTGCCGATAAACTGACAAGGGAATTTATCGCCAGATCAAATGCAGATGCCTATGTCATTGCCTGCTTCTGTGATCCGGGTGTCAGGGAACTTAGAAGCGAGGGGTACAGTACAGTGTTCGGTATCGGTGAAAGTTCATTGCATTTAGCCGCTAATATGGGCGGTAAATTTGGTATTTTGTCCATATCGGAATTATCTGTAAAACGTCATGAAAAACAGATTGCCAGTGCCGGACTAACGTCAATGCTGGCGAGTGATTTGCCGCTGGATCTGGGCGTGCTGGAGCTAGAAATAGAAGACCTGGCCCGACCAAGAATTGAAAAAATGGCAAAAAAACTGGTTGATGATTATGGGGCAAAATCCATAATACTTGGGTGTGCCGGTATGGGGCTTCATCGGGCGTGGCTGCAAAAGCTGACCGGAGTACCAGTGATTGACCCCTGCTGGGCTGGTCTTGTCATGGCTGCTGCAGCAACCGGAATAATGAAAAGATAA
- a CDS encoding GntR family transcriptional regulator, whose protein sequence is MLTPTESSMLEIKDKLQEYQALEDENDNLGERTYRIISEMILNGNLSYGDPLQERRLAELLNVSRTPVREAINRLEAEGLVERNAGRVFVREVRLKEFVEILHVRKLLECDAARAAANNIDAKELQKMRAIIEKLLEKRVVTAIELRNVDDMFHNLIAKSSGNDLLVELIGDLRRRTAMFDHERLPKRMQPGNKEHLDIIDALEKRDGVQASARMARHINNVHKSIFEHWGI, encoded by the coding sequence ATGCTTACACCCACAGAATCCAGCATGTTGGAAATTAAAGATAAATTGCAGGAATATCAGGCACTTGAAGACGAAAATGATAATCTGGGTGAACGGACTTATCGTATTATCAGTGAAATGATCCTAAATGGCAATCTTTCCTATGGCGATCCGTTGCAGGAAAGACGCCTGGCGGAACTTCTTAATGTTTCCAGAACACCGGTGCGGGAAGCCATCAACAGACTGGAGGCAGAGGGCCTTGTAGAACGTAATGCGGGACGGGTATTTGTGCGAGAGGTCCGCCTAAAAGAATTTGTTGAAATACTTCATGTTAGAAAATTACTTGAATGTGATGCCGCAAGAGCAGCCGCGAACAATATTGATGCCAAAGAACTTCAGAAGATGAGGGCCATCATCGAGAAGCTTCTTGAAAAAAGAGTTGTGACAGCAATTGAGCTCAGGAATGTTGATGATATGTTTCATAACCTTATTGCCAAATCATCGGGCAATGATCTGTTGGTTGAGCTGATTGGTGATTTACGCCGTCGAACGGCGATGTTTGATCATGAACGTTTGCCCAAACGGATGCAGCCGGGAAACAAAGAGCATCTCGATATTATAGACGCCCTTGAAAAGCGGGATGGTGTTCAGGCTTCCGCACGAATGGCCCGTCATATTAACAATGTCCATAAAAGTATTTTTGAGCATTGGGGTATATAA
- the hydA gene encoding dihydropyrimidinase, whose translation MTKKYDMVIRNGHTVTDREKVKQDVGIINGKIATLGEIPETGKHEIDAEGLLILPGGIDAHCHIEQKSSSGIMTADDFYSGSVSAAFGGTTTLLPFAAQHRGQSLREVVDDYMACAKPKAVIDYGFHLIISDASDAIIGQELPAMIEDGITSFKIYMTYNDLKLDDYEILNVLAAARREQAMVMIHAENHDVIRWITDKLLDQGCGAPKYHAIAHARIAEKEATHRAISLAELLDTPMLIVHVSSEAALNEIRRAQERGLKIYGETCPQYLFLTIDDLDKEGMDGAMYCCSPPPRDRESQEAIWKGLIDGSFTVFSSDHAPYRFDSSGKLAAGPNPTFDKIANGVPGLEIRMPLLFSEGVNKGRMNIHRFVEVTSTNAAKTYGLYPQKGTIAIGSDADLAIWDPEKQVKISASSIHDNMDYTPYEGMIATGWPTTVISRGRIVIENEELKVERGSGQYLRRARPDAAKPLGRLVPEMDPRKNFDAKFI comes from the coding sequence ATGACTAAAAAATACGATATGGTGATCAGAAACGGGCATACTGTGACGGACCGGGAAAAGGTAAAACAGGATGTCGGCATTATAAATGGCAAAATTGCCACACTTGGTGAAATCCCCGAAACGGGGAAACATGAAATTGATGCCGAAGGTCTTCTTATTCTGCCTGGTGGAATTGACGCCCATTGCCATATTGAACAAAAATCTTCTTCCGGGATTATGACAGCCGATGATTTTTATAGCGGTTCGGTCTCTGCTGCCTTTGGCGGCACAACCACATTACTGCCCTTCGCTGCCCAGCACCGGGGGCAAAGCCTACGTGAGGTGGTTGATGATTATATGGCCTGCGCCAAACCAAAAGCGGTCATTGATTATGGCTTTCATCTAATTATATCCGACGCTTCGGATGCCATCATCGGACAGGAGCTGCCCGCCATGATTGAGGACGGCATCACTTCTTTCAAAATATATATGACCTATAATGATCTTAAACTTGATGATTATGAAATATTGAATGTCCTGGCGGCGGCAAGACGGGAACAGGCCATGGTCATGATCCACGCTGAAAACCATGATGTTATCCGCTGGATTACAGATAAGCTTCTTGATCAGGGCTGCGGCGCGCCAAAATATCATGCCATTGCCCATGCCCGCATTGCTGAAAAGGAAGCAACCCACCGCGCCATATCACTGGCAGAGCTTCTTGATACACCAATGCTGATTGTTCACGTTTCTTCAGAAGCGGCTCTGAATGAAATACGACGAGCTCAGGAAAGGGGGCTTAAAATTTACGGGGAAACCTGCCCCCAATATTTATTTTTAACAATTGACGATCTTGATAAGGAAGGCATGGATGGCGCTATGTATTGTTGTAGTCCGCCGCCGCGTGACAGGGAAAGCCAGGAGGCAATCTGGAAAGGGTTGATTGACGGGTCATTCACCGTCTTTTCATCAGATCACGCCCCATACAGGTTTGACAGCTCTGGCAAACTTGCCGCTGGACCAAATCCTACATTTGACAAAATAGCCAATGGAGTTCCAGGACTGGAAATCAGAATGCCATTATTATTTTCGGAAGGGGTCAATAAAGGGCGCATGAATATTCACCGTTTTGTTGAGGTGACATCGACAAATGCGGCAAAAACATATGGCCTTTACCCGCAGAAAGGAACAATTGCTATCGGATCCGATGCGGACCTAGCAATATGGGATCCTGAAAAACAGGTAAAAATAAGTGCTTCCTCGATACACGATAATATGGACTACACGCCATATGAAGGAATGATAGCTACCGGCTGGCCGACAACAGTGATCAGCCGCGGTCGTATTGTCATTGAAAATGAAGAACTGAAAGTGGAAAGAGGGTCCGGCCAGTACCTAAGACGCGCCCGACCAGACGCCGCCAAACCCCTTGGCAGACTGGTTCCGGAAATGGACCCACGGAAAAACTTTGATGCCAAATTTATTTAA
- a CDS encoding dihydrodipicolinate synthase family protein, translating into MTKLLNEKANGVYIISATPFNEDGSIDMDSADSLTDFYLEKGVDGITILGIMGEAPKLTAEESKAFMKRIITRVNGQVPIVVGVSNVGMDNLSALANSAMDLGAAGVMVAPFAAHKTDEAIFNYFAAVDKALGSKIPLIYQDYPLATNANISVPCLLRIIREIPQMVMLKHEEWPGLSKLSALRKKSADDDLRRISVLCGNGGLFLPQELARGADGAMTGFAFPEMLVEVCNKFADGDSDGAENLYDIYLPLLRYEQQLGIGLAIRKEILKRRGAIKCAMARAPGPTLTAEDHRDIDSLLRRLDKRLASLN; encoded by the coding sequence ATGACTAAGTTACTCAATGAAAAAGCGAACGGTGTTTATATAATTTCGGCGACCCCGTTTAATGAAGATGGTTCAATTGATATGGACAGTGCCGACAGCCTGACTGATTTTTATCTGGAAAAAGGCGTGGATGGTATAACCATATTAGGCATCATGGGCGAAGCACCAAAATTAACTGCCGAAGAGTCAAAGGCTTTTATGAAACGCATTATAACAAGGGTAAACGGGCAGGTGCCTATAGTGGTCGGCGTCAGCAATGTCGGCATGGATAATCTTTCTGCCCTTGCCAATAGCGCAATGGATCTTGGCGCCGCCGGTGTTATGGTCGCGCCTTTTGCCGCCCATAAAACCGATGAAGCAATTTTTAATTATTTTGCCGCTGTCGATAAAGCACTTGGCTCAAAAATCCCGCTCATTTATCAGGATTATCCGCTTGCCACTAATGCCAATATTTCCGTCCCCTGTCTATTACGGATAATTCGTGAGATACCGCAAATGGTGATGCTAAAACATGAAGAATGGCCGGGGCTGTCTAAATTATCTGCCCTTCGTAAAAAAAGTGCTGATGATGACTTACGGCGAATTAGTGTTTTATGCGGTAATGGCGGACTGTTTCTGCCACAGGAATTGGCCCGTGGCGCTGATGGCGCTATGACCGGATTTGCCTTTCCTGAAATGCTTGTAGAAGTTTGTAATAAATTTGCAGATGGAGACAGTGACGGCGCCGAGAATTTATATGATATCTATCTTCCCCTTTTAAGATATGAACAGCAGCTTGGAATTGGTCTTGCCATCAGAAAAGAGATTTTAAAAAGAAGAGGCGCCATTAAATGTGCAATGGCACGCGCACCGGGGCCCACCCTTACAGCAGAAGACCATCGGGACATTGACAGTCTGCTAAGAAGGCTGGATAAAAGACTGGCGTCTCTAAATTAA
- a CDS encoding ABC transporter substrate-binding protein/permease, protein MRRTFAFANLILLLLAYPLSAFAQSGTDKAIIVGANIGNVPWEFQDTNGEFIGFEIDLVKEIAKRLNREINILNVPFNGLFSAVQSGRIDIAISSIGITEKRLESMSFTQPYYDSDQSLTTIKGNGINSLEDLRGQIVAVDTGSTGDMWATANQQKYGFAEIRRYEGLAPAMLDVAIGRVKGYISDIPALLYYTKDKPNLEVVERIPTGGRYALMMAKNKPLVSEVNAVISTLKEEGFINSLHKKWFGVVADPATSTIEIVDMPSANNGNLLNFFDTFLNKQVFLQTYPMLIAGLITTIQLGLLSIISGLVLGLILSLIRLYAARPLQAIVKVYIDIFRSIPLLVLLIIIFYALPFIGLNLSPFSAAAVSLTLVSGAYTAEIFRAGIEAIPKGQFEASEALGLGYRHMMGDVILPQAIKIVIPPLTNNCINVIKDTALASVVAMPDLLKQATQAQAVAANPTPLIAAALIYLMFLLPLVLWVSKLEKRYKQEGAK, encoded by the coding sequence ATGCGCCGCACTTTCGCCTTCGCAAATCTTATCCTCCTTTTGTTGGCCTATCCCTTGTCTGCGTTTGCCCAGTCAGGGACAGACAAAGCAATAATTGTCGGTGCCAATATTGGTAATGTGCCTTGGGAATTTCAGGATACTAACGGTGAATTTATAGGATTTGAAATTGATCTGGTTAAGGAGATTGCCAAACGACTTAACCGGGAAATTAATATACTCAATGTTCCATTCAACGGTCTTTTTTCTGCGGTTCAGTCGGGCCGTATTGATATCGCCATTTCGTCTATTGGTATAACCGAAAAAAGGCTGGAATCAATGTCTTTTACCCAGCCCTATTATGACAGTGATCAGTCACTGACCACGATAAAGGGAAATGGAATTAATAGCCTGGAAGATTTAAGAGGCCAGATCGTCGCCGTTGATACAGGGTCAACTGGCGATATGTGGGCCACCGCCAACCAGCAAAAATATGGCTTTGCCGAAATTCGCCGTTATGAAGGGTTGGCACCAGCGATGCTTGATGTCGCCATTGGTCGGGTCAAAGGATATATAAGTGACATTCCAGCCCTTCTTTACTATACGAAAGACAAACCCAATCTTGAAGTGGTGGAACGGATTCCAACCGGCGGACGCTATGCATTGATGATGGCAAAAAATAAGCCGCTGGTTAGCGAAGTAAATGCCGTTATCTCTACCTTGAAGGAGGAAGGGTTTATCAATTCTCTTCATAAGAAATGGTTCGGCGTAGTCGCAGACCCTGCAACGTCAACCATAGAAATAGTCGATATGCCTTCGGCAAATAACGGCAATCTTCTGAATTTCTTCGATACTTTCTTAAATAAACAGGTCTTTCTTCAGACTTACCCAATGCTTATTGCCGGACTTATTACAACAATTCAGCTTGGTCTTTTAAGCATCATATCGGGCCTGGTACTGGGATTAATATTATCCCTCATCCGCTTATATGCGGCAAGGCCTCTTCAGGCTATTGTAAAAGTCTATATTGATATCTTCCGCTCTATTCCGCTTCTGGTTCTGCTTATTATTATCTTTTATGCCCTACCATTTATCGGTTTAAATCTGTCACCTTTTTCCGCAGCAGCCGTATCGCTGACCCTGGTTTCCGGGGCCTATACTGCTGAAATTTTCAGGGCCGGCATTGAAGCCATTCCCAAAGGGCAGTTTGAAGCGTCTGAAGCCCTTGGGCTTGGTTATCGTCATATGATGGGGGATGTTATCCTGCCACAAGCAATCAAGATTGTAATTCCGCCACTTACAAATAACTGTATCAATGTAATTAAGGATACGGCACTGGCGTCCGTTGTGGCAATGCCGGACCTTCTTAAACAGGCAACACAGGCCCAGGCCGTTGCTGCAAACCCGACCCCCCTAATTGCCGCAGCGCTCATTTATCTTATGTTTTTACTCCCACTTGTTCTCTGGGTTTCAAAACTTGAAAAAAGATATAAACAGGAGGGCGCAAAATGA